A section of the Methanobrevibacter olleyae genome encodes:
- a CDS encoding ion channel, producing MKSWFERLDISLSILIIIDVLLIIASILFNLEQEYIDFIFIFDTLICIVLIINFIIKYLDSADRNQFLKENYLDLVASLPLGLLILPFPSQLLYSYHLIILLRLLRVILLFKDISKYVKRFFNATYLDKIIAIFIVIIVGSTFTLYYFDPNIHSIYESLWFIFQTITTVGYGDIIPESPVGHFISLLLLIVGVLMFSVLTASFAYFFNQKIFKEENDEFNKKVNTLKENLDKTKESIDKIKEKTISNDEELAEIKENVKDLSNRMDYLIDLIEKKE from the coding sequence TTGAAATCATGGTTTGAAAGATTAGATATAAGCTTATCAATACTAATCATAATAGATGTTTTACTTATTATAGCCTCTATCTTATTTAATCTAGAGCAAGAGTATATAGATTTTATTTTTATATTTGACACTCTAATTTGTATTGTCTTAATAATCAACTTTATAATAAAATACTTAGATTCAGCAGATAGAAATCAGTTTTTAAAAGAAAATTACCTAGATTTAGTTGCTTCTTTACCATTAGGATTGTTAATCCTACCATTCCCAAGCCAATTATTGTATTCTTATCATTTAATCATTCTGCTTAGACTTTTAAGAGTAATATTGCTATTTAAGGATATTTCTAAGTATGTTAAAAGGTTCTTCAATGCCACTTATTTAGATAAAATAATAGCTATTTTTATAGTTATTATTGTTGGCTCTACTTTCACTTTATATTACTTTGATCCAAATATTCACAGTATTTATGAGAGTTTATGGTTTATATTCCAAACAATAACTACAGTAGGTTATGGGGATATAATTCCAGAAAGCCCTGTTGGTCATTTTATTAGCTTATTGCTTCTTATAGTGGGAGTTTTAATGTTTTCAGTGCTTACAGCATCTTTTGCTTATTTCTTTAATCAAAAAATCTTTAAAGAAGAAAATGATGAATTTAATAAAAAAGTAAATACTCTTAAAGAAAACTTAGACAAGACAAAGGAATCAATTGATAAAATTAAAGAAAAAACAATCTCAAATGATGAGGAATTAGCTGAAATCAAAGAAAATGTAAAAGATCTATCCAACCGTATGGATTATCTAATTGATTTAATTGAGAAAAAAGAATAG
- a CDS encoding ADP-ribosyltransferase translates to MLYPGDLEGGAENVANCRCWLQFTNITPSNLKTRGTIQINPNVNLTTNNAKTYSVNTESKGKTRKPNINEYTSSNKKQGLFSKIKTRILNIGNKNTSKITKPEIKSNKNSININYNKDPHKVVEVNNKKIYGVGESIEDKLAFSNKWAIKKSDLSKKEYNFVKLYSGDVTKILNNYLREIAIEPNNFKRKLIHAKFMIKWNKFRFKYPKEYMPLNEYLKISETIFEKGKVLDEDLVLVRRQSRPLSDYANEGIYHSDAFLSTSISMNVKPELYGPYINLIVVPKGTKIFYIEKITSTKTEYEVLFNKGSDLKFLNQENKYISSWILI, encoded by the coding sequence ATGTTATATCCTGGAGATTTGGAGGGTGGAGCAGAAAATGTTGCTAACTGCCGTTGTTGGTTACAGTTTACTAACATTACTCCAAGTAACCTTAAAACTAGAGGAACCATACAAATAAATCCAAATGTAAACCTGACTACTAATAATGCTAAGACTTATAGTGTAAATACTGAAAGTAAAGGTAAAACTAGAAAACCTAATATTAATGAATATACATCAAGCAATAAAAAACAAGGATTATTCTCAAAAATTAAAACAAGAATTTTAAATATTGGAAACAAAAATACCTCAAAAATTACAAAACCAGAAATCAAATCTAATAAAAATTCTATCAATATAAATTACAATAAAGATCCCCATAAAGTTGTAGAGGTAAATAATAAAAAAATATATGGTGTTGGTGAGTCTATTGAAGACAAATTAGCATTTTCTAATAAATGGGCTATAAAAAAATCAGATTTATCTAAAAAAGAGTATAATTTTGTAAAATTATATTCTGGAGATGTAACAAAAATTTTAAATAATTATCTTAGGGAAATTGCTATTGAACCTAATAATTTTAAAAGAAAATTAATACATGCAAAATTTATGATTAAATGGAATAAATTTAGATTTAAATATCCAAAAGAGTATATGCCTCTAAATGAATATTTAAAAATTTCTGAAACTATCTTTGAAAAAGGAAAAGTTTTGGATGAAGATTTAGTGTTAGTTAGAAGACAATCCCGTCCATTATCTGATTATGCCAATGAAGGAATATATCACTCAGATGCATTTCTATCAACTTCTATTTCAATGAATGTTAAACCAGAACTATATGGTCCATATATTAATTTAATTGTTGTACCGAAAGGTACAAAAATATTTTATATTGAAAAAATAACATCCACAAAAACAGAATATGAAGTATTATTTAATAAGGGATCTGATTTAAAATTCTTAAATCAAGAAAATAAATACATATCTTCTTGGATTTTAATATAA
- a CDS encoding XkdF-like putative serine protease domain-containing protein codes for MIVKGAVLIPKIPDTVGDVLDEETIRKVSLIFNRQVNLIDVQHSLQTIGSILESYICDEETTFKGNVYPKGTWFVSVDVTDQEIQQALRDGEYTGFSILAAPYKSVEDMRRKGVN; via the coding sequence ATGATTGTAAAAGGTGCAGTTCTCATACCAAAAATCCCAGACACCGTAGGCGATGTATTGGATGAAGAAACAATAAGAAAAGTATCATTAATCTTTAACCGCCAAGTCAACCTAATCGACGTACAACACTCACTCCAAACAATAGGATCCATACTAGAATCCTACATATGTGATGAAGAAACTACTTTTAAAGGCAATGTTTACCCCAAGGGAACTTGGTTTGTTAGTGTTGATGTAACTGACCAGGAAATCCAACAAGCATTACGTGATGGAGAATACACTGGTTTCAGTATACTTGCAGCACCTTACAAAAGTGTTGAAGATATGAGAAGAAAAGGAGTGAACTGA
- a CDS encoding HK97 family phage prohead protease: MSTETIKQFKLYAPSTQKSYDLNPDGTLTIEGIASTTNKDLQGDIILPSAIESMKTQLLTSTKNLHGNHEDKLFDGIIGAIKEVMDTDENVLKIKSVIRSKFAAEIKEMLDIGINLGLSIRGKIKDYNTIPDGWEIKDINLLKISLTGMPTNWDTYIIITISNFNPKWHYFNFVIVFVNFKNS, translated from the coding sequence ATGTCAACTGAAACAATTAAACAATTTAAATTGTATGCACCATCCACACAAAAATCATATGATTTAAACCCTGATGGAACACTCACCATAGAAGGAATAGCTTCAACTACTAACAAAGACCTTCAAGGAGATATTATATTACCATCAGCTATTGAGTCCATGAAAACACAACTACTCACAAGTACTAAAAACTTACATGGAAATCATGAGGATAAATTATTTGATGGAATAATTGGAGCTATCAAAGAAGTAATGGATACAGATGAAAATGTATTAAAAATTAAATCTGTTATTCGTTCTAAATTTGCAGCTGAAATTAAAGAAATGTTAGACATTGGGATTAATCTAGGCCTCAGTATCAGGGGTAAGATTAAAGATTACAATACTATTCCTGATGGGTGGGAAATAAAGGATATTAACCTTTTAAAAATCAGTTTAACTGGTATGCCAACCAATTGGGACACCTACATTATCATCACTATAAGTAATTTCAATCCCAAATGGCATTATTTTAATTTCGTCATCGTCTTCGTAAACTTCAAAAACAGCTAA